In a single window of the Pyrococcus sp. NA2 genome:
- a CDS encoding DUF4129 domain-containing protein codes for MKVRTIVLLIAMIMILGLILRSTANVWYNNVKFVDIVVTMFIFGYIFIAIIFLLLALSTKDYLARPPEHGQLKNLLFLIISGIMLILYFMIIFNLPHLERANEITNLSQQNIPRNYIIVPPRILRNTSGLEFTLYIPIILFLMVLVILSLSASKRVVMISERRKIKKELKAFDSKLDEKGIDLFSNPREAVVELYKKAVLWLEILGIPYRESWTHWEHASKVTHKRSAYVELARLFEKAKYAPEKITVDDAKKAYNLYLVIRGED; via the coding sequence GTGAAAGTTAGGACAATAGTACTCCTAATTGCGATGATTATGATCCTTGGGCTTATACTTAGGAGTACAGCAAATGTATGGTACAATAATGTTAAGTTTGTCGATATAGTTGTAACAATGTTCATATTTGGATACATATTCATAGCAATAATCTTCCTCCTACTGGCCCTCTCCACTAAGGACTACCTGGCAAGGCCCCCTGAGCATGGCCAACTGAAAAACTTACTTTTTCTGATTATCTCAGGCATAATGTTAATCTTATATTTCATGATAATTTTCAATCTTCCCCACCTAGAAAGAGCAAATGAGATTACAAACCTCTCCCAACAAAATATTCCAAGAAATTACATAATAGTCCCACCGAGAATCTTGAGAAATACTTCCGGGCTCGAGTTCACCCTCTACATCCCAATAATCCTCTTTTTAATGGTGCTTGTGATACTCTCCCTTTCAGCATCTAAGAGGGTGGTAATGATTTCAGAAAGGAGAAAAATTAAGAAGGAACTAAAGGCTTTTGACTCTAAACTTGATGAAAAGGGAATAGATCTATTCTCAAATCCAAGGGAGGCTGTTGTAGAGCTGTATAAGAAGGCCGTGCTATGGTTGGAGATACTTGGAATTCCATACAGGGAGAGCTGGACACATTGGGAACATGCAAGTAAGGTAACCCATAAAAGGAGTGCATACGTAGAATTAGCAAGGCTCTTTGAGAAGGCCAAATACGCTCCTGAAAAAATCACCGTAGATGATGCCAAGAAGGCCTATAATCTATACCTGGTGATTAGGGGTGAAGATTAA
- a CDS encoding TMEM165/GDT1 family protein, which yields MKEILQIFLMIFLAELGDKTQLATMTFAARYGWVRAFIGAISALALVNLIGALIGDRIGEYIPLNIVQKAAGIIFIVFGVLIFLGKI from the coding sequence TTGAAGGAAATTCTCCAAATATTCTTAATGATATTCCTGGCTGAGCTTGGTGATAAAACTCAACTAGCAACGATGACATTTGCGGCAAGGTATGGATGGGTAAGGGCCTTCATAGGGGCAATATCTGCTTTGGCCCTGGTTAATCTAATTGGAGCATTAATTGGAGATAGAATAGGTGAATACATCCCACTCAACATTGTTCAGAAAGCTGCAGGTATAATATTCATAGTTTTCGGTGTCCTGATATTCCTGGGTAAAATTTAG
- a CDS encoding MFS transporter translates to MGRWRIVVLDTLLMAAGFGTLTFMGIAKPDVIRHFGISGDEFELQHIAYVFGLFVAFLLGHTKIYEGSFKRSVGIAISWAAIPQIIIPFISNWNIVVFLRFIQGFVVGLVPLFSTQIARYFVSERPFAKGIILSGIFWGGVFGSMSANYMLSRLTWIESFVITGLVMYLVYVIWYLLTEDFEIRHQRGEESGISIWKLPFTWILGFTFFPALWVIFTIIGFSARIGYDLGWSRDQVATLSTSLNISKALWSIGFGYLGYLLSRKNTTPRGLFNAIVKVMILAYFIAFVGLVVYSKGVLAGNYSIVLASVILVGALQGTGPAFWTSAPATYPENLVARANFALGLISNSANAIAPSVTDVLARHSVGLALAELSLMPLLGILALVIVSRMRLPIEVKD, encoded by the coding sequence ATGGGGAGATGGAGGATAGTGGTTCTTGACACCCTCTTAATGGCGGCAGGTTTCGGAACATTAACATTCATGGGAATAGCCAAGCCAGATGTAATAAGGCATTTTGGAATTTCTGGGGATGAGTTTGAATTACAGCACATAGCCTATGTGTTTGGTCTGTTTGTGGCCTTCCTCCTAGGACACACTAAAATTTATGAGGGTTCATTTAAGAGAAGCGTTGGAATAGCGATCTCTTGGGCGGCAATTCCACAAATTATTATTCCATTCATTTCGAATTGGAATATAGTTGTCTTCCTCAGGTTCATCCAGGGATTCGTGGTTGGTCTAGTACCATTGTTTAGCACTCAGATAGCTAGGTATTTCGTCTCTGAAAGACCATTTGCAAAGGGCATAATACTCTCTGGAATCTTCTGGGGCGGAGTGTTTGGGAGCATGAGTGCCAACTACATGTTGAGTAGGTTAACTTGGATTGAGAGCTTTGTGATAACTGGTCTTGTCATGTATCTCGTTTATGTGATTTGGTATCTCCTAACTGAAGACTTCGAGATTAGACACCAAAGGGGGGAAGAGAGTGGAATAAGCATATGGAAACTTCCCTTCACATGGATATTAGGGTTTACATTTTTCCCAGCTCTGTGGGTCATATTCACAATAATCGGCTTCTCGGCTAGAATAGGTTATGACCTTGGATGGAGCAGAGACCAAGTTGCAACGCTATCGACCTCCCTCAACATCTCAAAAGCCCTTTGGAGCATAGGATTTGGATACCTAGGATACTTGTTATCAAGGAAGAACACGACTCCTAGAGGGCTCTTCAACGCGATAGTGAAGGTAATGATATTAGCTTACTTCATAGCTTTCGTAGGATTAGTTGTATATTCCAAGGGTGTATTAGCAGGAAATTATTCAATAGTGCTTGCAAGCGTCATCTTGGTTGGAGCTCTCCAGGGTACTGGGCCGGCGTTCTGGACTAGTGCCCCTGCAACTTATCCAGAGAATTTAGTTGCTAGGGCAAACTTTGCCCTGGGCTTAATATCCAATTCAGCCAATGCAATAGCTCCAAGCGTTACGGATGTTCTCGCAAGACATTCGGTTGGACTAGCCTTGGCGGAACTTTCGCTAATGCCCCTCCTAGGAATTTTGGCATTGGTCATTGTCAGTAGAATGAGGCTTCCCATTGAAGTTAAGGATTAA
- a CDS encoding ParA family protein, which produces MGVVISIANQKGGVGKTTIALNLGYTLSKLGKRVLLVDIDPQFNLTFALIGMDVINHENRNVGTLMTRESSIEDVLVRIDENLHLIPSHLTLSAKEIEILNAYNRERRLEKALKPIFPDYDYIIIDNPPSMGIFLVNSLTASDYVIIPLELSYFGVIGMQLMFNLMKMIREETNDGLRLLGIVPNKFTRQTKVPETRLKELKELYPEAPILPKIPKAVAIEKAQAEGKSILEYDPGNKASKAFERLAKEVISIVEGK; this is translated from the coding sequence ATGGGAGTTGTTATTAGCATAGCAAATCAAAAAGGGGGCGTAGGAAAAACAACCATAGCATTAAATCTAGGATACACACTTTCAAAATTAGGTAAAAGGGTTCTTCTCGTAGATATCGATCCACAATTCAACCTAACGTTTGCACTAATAGGGATGGATGTCATCAATCATGAAAATAGAAACGTGGGAACTTTAATGACAAGGGAAAGTTCTATAGAGGACGTGCTCGTTAGGATAGATGAAAACTTACACCTAATTCCAAGCCATTTGACGCTTTCGGCAAAGGAAATTGAGATATTAAACGCTTACAACAGGGAAAGAAGACTAGAAAAGGCTCTCAAGCCAATATTTCCTGATTATGATTACATCATAATCGACAATCCTCCAAGTATGGGAATATTCCTAGTGAACTCACTAACTGCCTCAGACTACGTGATAATACCCCTTGAACTCAGCTACTTCGGTGTCATAGGAATGCAACTGATGTTCAACCTAATGAAGATGATTAGGGAAGAGACCAATGATGGCCTCAGATTACTTGGAATAGTGCCAAATAAGTTTACAAGACAAACAAAAGTGCCTGAAACAAGGCTTAAAGAACTGAAAGAGCTCTATCCCGAAGCCCCAATATTACCAAAGATACCAAAAGCCGTTGCAATAGAGAAAGCCCAGGCCGAAGGAAAGAGCATCTTAGAGTACGACCCAGGGAACAAGGCCAGCAAAGCATTTGAAAGACTTGCAAAGGAGGTGATCTCAATTGTCGAAGGAAAATAA
- the ftsZ gene encoding cell division protein FtsZ, producing MVFDKLLEQAGINLDFDERREQDSEYLGDISNLIKIAVIGVGGSGNNTITRLYDLGVQGADLIAMNTDAQHLYQVKAHKKLLLGKSITHGKGSGGDPRIGYRAAEASASEIAEIVRGYDLVFLTAGMGNGTGTGATPVIARIIKETARNDGLTQEPLVISVVTFPFKMEGKVRIEKARAGIEMLLEYSDTVIIIQNDKLIELVPKLPIKVAFRFADEIIARMVKGIVETIKLPSMVNIDYADIYSVMKGGGPALIGIGESDSNNRAVDAVMEALNNKMLDIEFGSGDKALVHFTVGPDVSLEEMTKAMEIVYERLGEKSEIKWGAMIEEDMGKTVRAMVIMTGVKSPQILGGTDVNALQTSSSLILPEEERMSESKIDEIFDSIDPRSSKLRKKNSNKINRIFRDLGFYEL from the coding sequence ATGGTATTTGACAAATTGTTGGAACAAGCGGGCATAAACCTAGATTTTGACGAAAGAAGGGAGCAAGATTCTGAATATCTAGGTGACATTTCGAACCTGATAAAAATAGCGGTTATTGGGGTTGGAGGCTCTGGGAATAATACCATAACAAGGCTATATGACCTTGGAGTTCAAGGAGCCGACTTAATAGCTATGAATACAGATGCCCAGCACCTATATCAGGTAAAAGCTCACAAAAAATTACTCTTAGGTAAATCAATAACACATGGAAAGGGATCTGGAGGAGATCCAAGAATTGGATATAGAGCAGCTGAAGCGAGTGCAAGCGAAATTGCCGAAATTGTTAGGGGATATGATCTAGTGTTCCTGACGGCAGGAATGGGAAACGGAACTGGAACTGGAGCAACTCCAGTAATAGCAAGGATAATAAAGGAAACCGCCAGAAATGATGGGCTCACACAAGAACCACTAGTCATCAGTGTTGTAACATTTCCCTTCAAAATGGAAGGTAAAGTTAGAATTGAAAAGGCGAGAGCAGGTATTGAAATGCTCCTGGAGTACTCGGACACCGTGATAATTATTCAAAATGACAAGTTAATTGAACTCGTTCCCAAGTTGCCAATAAAGGTAGCATTCCGTTTTGCTGATGAGATAATCGCGAGAATGGTAAAGGGCATAGTCGAGACGATAAAGCTCCCCTCAATGGTGAACATAGATTACGCTGACATTTATAGTGTCATGAAAGGAGGAGGGCCAGCATTAATTGGAATTGGAGAGAGCGATTCAAACAATAGAGCAGTTGACGCCGTAATGGAAGCCCTCAATAACAAAATGCTGGATATAGAGTTTGGTTCTGGAGACAAGGCACTCGTGCACTTTACAGTAGGTCCAGACGTTAGTCTGGAAGAGATGACAAAAGCCATGGAGATAGTCTATGAAAGACTAGGAGAGAAGAGCGAGATCAAGTGGGGTGCAATGATAGAGGAGGACATGGGCAAAACTGTAAGAGCCATGGTCATCATGACCGGAGTTAAGAGCCCACAAATCTTGGGCGGCACAGATGTTAATGCTCTTCAGACCTCCTCCTCCCTGATATTACCCGAGGAAGAGAGGATGAGTGAGAGTAAGATTGATGAAATCTTTGACTCAATAGACCCAAGATCGAGTAAGTTACGTAAGAAGAACTCAAATAAGATCAACAGAATATTTAGGGATCTTGGATTCTACGAGCTTTGA
- a CDS encoding aminotransferase class I/II-fold pyridoxal phosphate-dependent enzyme, which yields MRQKKHFIAERALLIRRSKIRELFERASKIEGVISLGIGEPDFDTPRNIKEAAKRALDEGWTHYTPNAGIQELREAIVEYYSNFYNVDIEVDNVIITAGAYEGTYLAFETLLERGDEVIIPDPAFVSYAEDAKLAEANIVRLPLREENEFMPDPDEIVELITKRTRMIVINYPNNPTGAVLEKDVAKAIADIAKDYNIYILSDEPYEHFLYDDAKHYPMIKFAPENTILANSFSKTFAMTGWRLGFVVAPSEIIKAMIKLHAYVIGNVASFVQVAGVEALRSQESWKAVENMRKEYNERRKIVVKRLQKMPGISVREPKGAFYVFPNIKEIGMSSERFSEWLLENARVVVIPGTAFGERGEGYVRISYATSKEKLVEAMDRIEEALNKL from the coding sequence ATGAGGCAGAAGAAACACTTCATTGCCGAGAGAGCTCTTCTCATCAGAAGGTCTAAAATAAGGGAATTGTTTGAAAGAGCCTCAAAAATTGAAGGGGTAATCTCCCTTGGCATCGGTGAACCAGACTTTGATACGCCGAGGAATATAAAAGAGGCTGCAAAGAGAGCCCTTGATGAGGGATGGACCCACTACACTCCAAACGCTGGAATCCAGGAGCTTAGGGAGGCAATAGTTGAATATTATTCCAACTTTTACAATGTTGACATAGAAGTTGACAACGTCATAATAACGGCTGGAGCATACGAGGGAACTTATCTAGCATTTGAGACGTTACTAGAAAGAGGAGATGAAGTGATAATTCCAGATCCGGCTTTCGTCTCCTATGCGGAGGATGCAAAACTGGCAGAGGCCAACATCGTCAGATTACCCCTAAGGGAAGAAAACGAATTCATGCCCGATCCAGATGAAATAGTTGAGCTCATTACAAAAAGGACAAGGATGATAGTGATAAACTATCCAAACAACCCAACTGGAGCAGTTCTTGAAAAGGACGTTGCAAAGGCTATAGCTGATATAGCTAAGGATTATAACATCTACATATTAAGTGATGAGCCCTATGAACATTTCCTATATGACGATGCAAAACATTATCCAATGATAAAATTTGCTCCTGAGAACACGATACTTGCGAATTCATTCTCAAAGACGTTTGCAATGACTGGCTGGAGGCTCGGCTTTGTCGTTGCACCCTCCGAGATCATAAAGGCGATGATAAAACTACATGCCTATGTGATAGGTAATGTCGCCTCCTTCGTTCAGGTCGCTGGAGTCGAGGCCCTCAGGAGCCAGGAAAGTTGGAAAGCTGTCGAGAACATGAGAAAAGAGTACAACGAAAGGAGGAAAATAGTAGTAAAGAGACTCCAGAAGATGCCAGGAATAAGCGTTAGAGAACCAAAGGGAGCTTTCTATGTGTTTCCGAATATAAAAGAAATTGGAATGTCCAGTGAAAGGTTTAGCGAATGGTTGCTTGAAAACGCAAGAGTGGTTGTAATTCCTGGAACGGCCTTTGGGGAAAGAGGAGAAGGATACGTAAGGATAAGCTATGCAACGAGCAAAGAAAAGCTAGTTGAGGCTATGGACAGGATTGAAGAGGCACTGAACAAACTTTAA
- the cgi121 gene encoding KEOPS complex subunit Cgi121 yields MLKINTKVGPICIAKVNINETLVDKLLNICDENCQIIRAECYEEVVFATILAIKAVKEGRNIAKTIKGEILVRLAGVKQIKDALKIVGASGGENFVVVFGVDDPCEKLRQILSIPGVTELELTKCPEGKIKKAFERIAMVEAL; encoded by the coding sequence ATGCTCAAAATAAACACCAAAGTTGGTCCAATATGTATTGCAAAAGTAAATATCAATGAAACTCTTGTAGATAAATTGCTCAATATTTGTGATGAAAATTGCCAAATTATTAGAGCAGAGTGTTACGAAGAGGTTGTATTCGCAACTATCTTGGCCATTAAGGCTGTGAAAGAGGGAAGGAACATTGCAAAGACGATTAAGGGAGAAATCCTCGTTAGACTGGCTGGAGTTAAACAAATTAAAGATGCATTAAAAATAGTTGGGGCATCTGGGGGCGAAAACTTTGTTGTAGTGTTCGGTGTTGATGATCCCTGTGAGAAGTTAAGGCAAATTCTGTCAATTCCTGGCGTTACCGAGCTGGAACTTACAAAATGTCCTGAGGGGAAAATAAAGAAGGCCTTTGAAAGGATAGCAATGGTTGAAGCACTTTAG
- the acs gene encoding acetate--CoA ligase alpha subunit → MFDYFFNPKSIAVIGASNDPKKLGYEVFKNLKKYKGGKVYPVNIREEEVQGVKAYKSVKDIPEEVDLAIIVVPKRFVKDTLIQCGEKGVKGVIIITAGFGETGEEGKKEERELVEIAHKYGMRIIGPNCVGIMNTHADLNATFITVAKKGNVAFISQSGALGAGIVYKTIKEDIGFSKFISVGNMADVDFAELMEYLAETEEDKAIALYIEGIRDGKRFMEIAKKVSKKKPIIALKAGKSESGARAASSHTGSLAGSWRIYEAAFKQTGVLIANTIDEMLSMARAFTQPLPRGKRVAIMTNAGGPGVLTADELDKRGLKLANLEEKTIEELRSFLPPMAAVKNPVDMIASARGEDYYRTAKLLLQDPNVDMLIAICVVPTFAGMSPTEHAEGIIRAMKEVNNGKPVLAMFMAGYISEKAKELLEKNGIPTYERPEDVAAAAYALVEQAKNVGILKEVE, encoded by the coding sequence GTGTTTGACTATTTCTTTAATCCGAAGAGTATAGCAGTCATTGGAGCTTCTAATGATCCAAAAAAACTTGGTTATGAAGTTTTTAAAAACTTAAAGAAATACAAAGGAGGCAAAGTATACCCAGTGAACATCAGAGAAGAGGAGGTTCAAGGAGTAAAGGCCTATAAAAGCGTTAAGGATATCCCAGAGGAGGTAGACCTTGCCATAATAGTTGTTCCAAAGAGGTTCGTTAAGGATACATTGATCCAGTGCGGAGAGAAAGGAGTCAAGGGTGTGATCATAATAACGGCAGGATTTGGAGAAACTGGAGAAGAAGGTAAGAAGGAGGAGAGAGAGCTCGTCGAGATAGCTCACAAATATGGGATGAGAATCATTGGGCCGAATTGCGTTGGAATAATGAATACCCATGCGGATCTAAATGCGACGTTCATAACAGTCGCGAAGAAGGGCAACGTTGCATTCATCAGCCAGAGCGGAGCTCTCGGAGCAGGCATAGTCTATAAGACGATAAAAGAGGACATAGGATTCTCAAAGTTTATCAGCGTCGGTAACATGGCGGATGTGGACTTCGCAGAGCTAATGGAATACCTAGCTGAGACCGAGGAGGATAAGGCAATAGCCCTTTACATTGAGGGAATTAGGGACGGAAAGAGATTCATGGAGATTGCCAAGAAGGTTTCAAAGAAAAAGCCAATAATAGCGTTGAAAGCAGGAAAGAGCGAGAGCGGTGCCAGAGCAGCATCAAGCCACACAGGATCATTAGCGGGTAGCTGGAGGATATACGAGGCAGCATTCAAGCAGACTGGAGTGTTAATAGCGAACACCATAGATGAGATGCTAAGCATGGCCCGTGCTTTCACCCAGCCACTGCCAAGGGGTAAGAGGGTTGCAATAATGACAAACGCTGGAGGCCCAGGAGTTCTAACAGCGGATGAGCTTGACAAGAGAGGACTTAAATTGGCAAATCTAGAAGAGAAGACGATCGAAGAGTTAAGATCATTCTTACCACCTATGGCTGCTGTTAAGAATCCCGTAGATATGATAGCTTCCGCAAGAGGTGAAGATTACTATAGAACGGCCAAGTTACTTCTCCAGGATCCTAACGTTGACATGCTAATAGCCATCTGTGTCGTCCCGACATTCGCTGGAATGTCCCCAACGGAGCATGCTGAAGGCATAATCAGGGCCATGAAGGAGGTCAACAATGGAAAGCCCGTTCTAGCTATGTTCATGGCTGGCTACATTAGTGAGAAGGCAAAGGAGCTACTTGAGAAGAACGGGATACCAACTTATGAAAGGCCAGAGGACGTTGCGGCAGCGGCTTATGCCCTTGTTGAACAGGCCAAGAATGTTGGAATTTTGAAGGAGGTGGAATGA
- a CDS encoding DUF58 domain-containing protein — MKVTGKAYSLLTIMWIIIVSSYLLVRWEGIVLALPIIVMFSFAATFFKPEIKVEITRDIKRKRAIEGEEVEITIKIKSKSNIRALYVEDLTPDSLEILGRNYWVISLKDGEERTLSYKVRVKRGRHEFLGIKVSYRDPFDLFEEDRIIEAYDEIIGVPMVEDIVTPYSTKGTKITTGPLPSPRLGEGLEFHAIREYRPGDPIKIINWKATAKVGELMANEFESERKVDVVLVVDATYRGEEVFDYLIRAAASLLLDALGNGTSFGLLISESVPVWVRVDYGKRHFFRCIDVLSVSKPDKNNMIAYQIEHLAKTRLPPKAQIIFISPLLTQESEEAIFELYKLGYKIIIISPDPYSLRTPRTKEEEIALRILKLKRRARIRKVSNWGIVIDWNVKNSLKGTILSFLKGGRS; from the coding sequence ATGAAGGTCACTGGAAAGGCTTATTCACTTTTGACGATAATGTGGATAATAATAGTCTCATCCTACCTCTTGGTTAGGTGGGAGGGGATCGTTTTAGCATTACCAATCATAGTAATGTTCTCATTTGCAGCAACGTTCTTTAAGCCTGAAATTAAAGTTGAGATTACTAGAGACATCAAGAGAAAAAGAGCAATCGAAGGAGAGGAAGTTGAGATAACAATAAAGATAAAGTCAAAGAGTAATATAAGGGCACTCTACGTAGAGGATTTAACCCCTGATTCTCTTGAAATCCTCGGAAGAAATTATTGGGTAATCTCCTTGAAGGATGGAGAAGAGAGGACATTATCTTACAAAGTTAGAGTTAAGAGGGGAAGACATGAATTCCTGGGAATTAAGGTTTCTTACAGGGATCCCTTTGACCTGTTCGAAGAGGATAGAATAATTGAAGCATATGATGAAATCATAGGCGTACCTATGGTTGAGGATATAGTTACTCCATATTCAACAAAAGGAACGAAAATAACAACCGGCCCATTACCATCACCAAGGCTTGGAGAAGGGCTTGAATTTCATGCCATCAGAGAATACAGGCCTGGAGATCCAATAAAGATCATTAACTGGAAGGCAACTGCAAAAGTTGGAGAACTCATGGCAAATGAATTTGAAAGTGAGAGAAAAGTCGATGTCGTTTTAGTTGTTGATGCAACTTATAGGGGAGAAGAAGTATTTGATTATCTGATAAGAGCTGCAGCATCTCTGCTTCTTGATGCCCTCGGAAACGGAACAAGCTTCGGATTATTAATTTCAGAATCCGTGCCAGTATGGGTAAGAGTTGACTATGGAAAGAGACACTTTTTCAGGTGTATAGACGTGCTTAGCGTCAGTAAGCCAGATAAAAACAACATGATAGCTTATCAGATTGAGCATCTTGCAAAAACAAGGTTACCGCCAAAGGCCCAAATAATTTTCATCTCTCCCTTGCTAACCCAGGAAAGTGAAGAGGCAATATTTGAACTTTACAAGCTTGGGTACAAAATAATAATCATAAGTCCAGATCCATACTCTCTAAGAACTCCAAGAACGAAAGAGGAAGAGATAGCATTGAGGATACTTAAACTGAAGAGAAGGGCAAGAATAAGGAAGGTTAGCAATTGGGGCATCGTGATAGATTGGAATGTTAAAAACTCGCTTAAAGGAACTATCTTGAGCTTCCTTAAAGGGGGAAGGTCATGA
- a CDS encoding MoxR family ATPase encodes MNVQKKAQKVIEEVKKAIVGKDHVLKLILTAILADGHILIEDLPGLAKTLMAKSFAKALGLEFRRVQFTPDLLPSDILGVNVFNQKTLEFEFKKGPIFTNILLADEINRAPPKTQSALLEAMQERQVTIEGVTYQLPRPFIVIATQNPIEQEGTYPLPEAQLDRFLVRLRIGYPSKEEEKEILRRRIERKQDDVEIRTVISPKDILEMQKEVEEVYVSDAIIEYITSLVWATRENKREIEIGVSPRGSLALLKLSRAYAAIEGRDYVIPDDVKAVAVPALSHRIILKRELWYTRVSQESVIEKILEKVPVPKFE; translated from the coding sequence ATGAACGTTCAAAAGAAAGCTCAAAAGGTTATAGAGGAAGTTAAAAAGGCAATAGTTGGAAAGGATCATGTGCTTAAACTTATATTGACGGCAATACTCGCAGATGGTCATATTTTGATTGAAGATCTTCCTGGATTGGCAAAAACATTGATGGCAAAAAGCTTTGCAAAGGCTCTTGGGCTTGAGTTTAGGAGGGTTCAATTCACACCAGATCTGTTACCAAGTGATATTTTAGGAGTTAACGTATTCAACCAGAAGACCTTGGAGTTTGAATTCAAGAAGGGCCCCATTTTCACTAACATCCTACTTGCCGATGAAATAAACAGGGCTCCTCCAAAGACGCAATCAGCCTTACTCGAGGCAATGCAGGAAAGACAGGTAACCATAGAGGGGGTAACTTATCAACTTCCAAGACCATTCATAGTAATTGCAACTCAGAACCCAATAGAGCAGGAAGGAACGTATCCTCTACCTGAGGCTCAACTTGATAGGTTTCTAGTGAGGTTGAGAATTGGCTATCCAAGCAAAGAAGAAGAAAAGGAAATATTAAGGAGGAGAATTGAGAGAAAGCAGGATGACGTTGAGATAAGAACCGTGATATCCCCTAAGGACATCCTGGAAATGCAGAAGGAGGTTGAAGAAGTCTACGTGAGCGATGCTATAATAGAATACATAACATCCCTTGTATGGGCAACCAGGGAGAATAAGAGAGAGATTGAGATAGGAGTATCACCAAGGGGTAGTTTAGCATTATTAAAGTTGTCCCGAGCCTACGCAGCCATAGAAGGAAGAGATTACGTAATTCCAGATGATGTTAAGGCAGTTGCTGTTCCAGCTCTCAGTCATAGGATAATATTGAAGAGAGAATTATGGTACACAAGGGTGAGTCAGGAAAGTGTTATAGAAAAGATACTTGAAAAAGTTCCAGTCCCGAAATTTGAGTGA
- a CDS encoding ribbon-helix-helix domain-containing protein: MAKMKIISVQLPQNLIHGLDSLVKRGIYQNRSEAIRAAIRELLKKELYKEEIQEEVPEYVIR; this comes from the coding sequence ATGGCCAAGATGAAAATAATCAGTGTCCAACTCCCTCAAAACTTAATACATGGTCTAGATTCTCTCGTTAAGAGGGGAATATACCAAAATAGAAGCGAAGCCATAAGGGCAGCCATCAGAGAGCTTCTCAAAAAAGAGTTATACAAAGAGGAAATTCAAGAGGAAGTTCCTGAGTATGTTATAAGATAA